The DNA region GGCTTGCTGGCCGGCCGCGACGACCGCCTTGACCTCCGCGACGCTCGCGAGTGCCGGCACCTTCGCCGACAGCCCGCGGCGCACGAATTCGACGACGCCCTGGAGTTCCGGCGCGCCCAGGGCCGCCAGCGCGCCATCCAGGCCGCCGGAGCGCTCCAGCAGCACGTGGGCGGCGACGTGGCTCGCCGGGTCCGCGTTGACGACCTGCGTGCCGTACTCCCGGCTGGCCTGGGCCAGGGCCATCACGTCCAGGTGGTGGTCCACCTCGCCGACCGAGAAGCGCAGGACGTAGGGGCGGCCCGCGGGAACGTCGAGCACGTAGCGACCGGCCGCGTCGGTACGGGCCGCCGCGACCCCCGGCACCGGCCGCAGGGCCGCGTCCAGTGCCTCGATGCGAGCGTACGCGAGCGGAACATTCGCGTCCCTGCCTCGTCTAGCGATCAGCGAAGCAGGGCCGGCCGGCAGCACCCCGACCACCTGGTCGGCGGGAGCGACCGCGGTTCCGGTCAAGGTGACGGTCTGCAGCACCACCCGCTCCGCGCCGAGCTTGTGGCAGCCTGCCGCCAGGATTGGCAGCAGGGACAGCATCGGCACATACGAACGGCGTGTGGGCAATTACGGACTTCCCCCTGGATCCCCATACCCATGGTCGACCGACCTTGGGTTTGGGTTTCATTGGAGGGCCGTTAAATCAGGGAGTGAGAAAGATCACATCGGCCGGAGCCGCCTGGCTTCCCGGTTTTCCACCACCTGGCGGCGCGCCTCGGCGGCCGGATCGGGGCCAAGGCTGGCCAGGAATCGGTCCCAATCGAAGTTGATTGCGGGATCGCGCTTGACCCCCGGGCGGTTCGTCACGTCGTGGTGACCCACGATGCGATCGCGCGGTATCGCGAAGCGGGCGGCCAGGTGCCGCACCAGGCTGCCGAGCGACGCATACTGCGGCGCCGTGAAGGGATCGCGCCCGGTCTGGGCGTTGACCAGTTCGATGCCCAGGGAGAAGTCGTTCACTCGTTCGCGCCCGCGGAAGAGGCTGGGACCGGCGTGGAACGCCCGCTTCTCCTCTGGCACGCACTGCACGATCTCGCCGCCCTTGCCGATGATGAAGTGCGCCGACACGCCGCTGCGCGGAT from Candidatus Tanganyikabacteria bacterium includes:
- a CDS encoding N-acetylmuramoyl-L-alanine amidase; translation: MKIASVLFGSAGLAMAASVAPQAAVAQEPSVGVPPKPPVTWIASPHFDDRPPGTGIDTILLHDTETPGISLARTIASHFANPRSGVSAHFIIGKGGEIVQCVPEEKRAFHAGPSLFRGRERVNDFSLGIELVNAQTGRDPFTAPQYASLGSLVRHLAARFAIPRDRIVGHHDVTNRPGVKRDPAINFDWDRFLASLGPDPAAEARRQVVENREARRLRPM